From a region of the Gordonia sp. PP30 genome:
- a CDS encoding MCE family protein, whose product MGATDRIAGLSFPKRVIAIIAVLLIAVLVVMLSWFGYQRVTTRTITAYFPSVTGLYSGDPVRVIGVPVGKVSSITPRKGDVKVVMRIDKDVPIPTDVRAVIVAQSLVSGRFVQLTPSYTTGPKLGGDANDIPMDRTAVPMEWDDVKKQLNELSEVLGPKSGENGTVDHGTAVKTIDTLAANLDGNGAAMATSLKEMSTVMGTLAENRDDLFATVKSLQKLTDLLSQNHQELVQFNGRMASVSSVLADSNESLGDAMDNLDEALGELRGFLDHNTAAVAATMQKMVPFTDTLKRNDEGLRGLLHSAPNQLANFMNMYNPLTGSLDGVFGLGMGNNLITLLCGSMASTARPMDDEAGVEKCVDLLAPILKDVAVNFPPFVANPLIGRAATQDQIQYQNPSVKARAQAGVADRDVASTKPQPADPMLKMLLPFGGN is encoded by the coding sequence ATGGGCGCCACCGACCGGATCGCCGGGCTCTCCTTCCCCAAGCGGGTGATCGCGATCATCGCCGTGCTGCTGATCGCCGTGCTGGTCGTGATGCTGTCGTGGTTCGGCTACCAGCGGGTCACCACGCGGACCATCACCGCCTACTTCCCGTCGGTCACCGGGCTGTACAGCGGAGACCCGGTCCGGGTGATCGGGGTGCCGGTCGGCAAGGTCTCGTCGATCACGCCGCGCAAGGGCGACGTCAAGGTCGTGATGCGCATCGACAAGGACGTGCCGATCCCCACCGACGTGCGCGCGGTGATCGTCGCGCAGTCACTGGTCTCCGGCCGGTTCGTCCAGCTGACGCCGTCGTACACGACCGGGCCCAAGCTCGGCGGCGACGCCAACGACATCCCGATGGACCGGACGGCCGTGCCGATGGAGTGGGACGACGTCAAGAAGCAGCTCAACGAGCTGAGCGAGGTCCTCGGCCCGAAGTCGGGCGAGAACGGGACCGTCGACCACGGCACCGCGGTCAAGACGATCGACACCCTGGCGGCGAACCTCGACGGGAACGGCGCGGCCATGGCGACGTCGCTCAAGGAGATGTCCACCGTGATGGGCACCCTCGCCGAGAACCGCGACGACCTGTTCGCGACGGTGAAGAGCCTGCAGAAGCTGACCGACCTGCTGTCGCAGAATCACCAGGAACTGGTCCAGTTCAACGGCCGGATGGCCTCGGTGAGCAGCGTGCTGGCCGATTCGAACGAGTCGCTCGGCGACGCGATGGACAACCTCGACGAGGCGCTCGGCGAACTCCGCGGATTCCTCGACCACAACACCGCGGCGGTGGCCGCGACCATGCAGAAGATGGTGCCGTTCACCGACACCCTCAAGCGGAACGACGAGGGACTGCGCGGGCTGCTGCACTCGGCGCCCAACCAGCTGGCCAACTTCATGAACATGTACAACCCGCTGACCGGGTCGCTGGACGGCGTATTCGGTCTCGGCATGGGCAACAACCTCATCACGCTGCTGTGCGGCTCGATGGCATCGACCGCCCGCCCGATGGACGACGAGGCCGGCGTGGAGAAGTGCGTCGACCTGCTGGCACCGATCCTCAAGGATGTCGCCGTCAACTTCCCGCCGTTCGTCGCCAATCCGCTGATCGGCCGCGCGGCGACGCAGGACCAGATCCAGTACCAGAATCCGAGCGTGAAGGCCCGGGCACAGGCCGGGGTGGCCGACCGCGATGTCGCCAGCACCAAGCCGCAACCGGCCGATCCCATGCTCAAGATGCTCCTGCCGTTCGGGGGTAACTGA
- a CDS encoding aldehyde dehydrogenase — protein sequence MSVTTPIATDQLYLGGRWTAPHSTTRLDVHSPATGELIGSVPEADADDVDAAVRAARAAFDAGVWRLTPPSERAAVLRRAAALINERSADICALVSAEMGATPADVATLQQLAGTGVLAGYADAAEAYEWSEKRTGMFGETLVVREPVGVVGAIIAWNVPLFLLCNKFGPALAAGCSIVLKPAPETPLNANLLAELFTEAGVPEGVISVVPGGVATGRALVDHPGVDKITFTGSTAAGRSIAARCGETLKRCSLELGGKSAAIVLDDVDLPAAAPMLVFSGILNAGQACVAQTRVLVPRSRHDEIVAAMVDVAAGFTPGLPDDPETKIGPLINDKQFEKVTGYIARGKADGATAVLEVPGPAIGTENWVGPTIFTGVTNDMAIAREEIFGPVISVIAYDDVDEAVAIANDSDYGLAGSVWSADIDRAVEIAKRVRTGTLGINWYAIDPASPFGGYKSSGIGRENGREGLESYLEHKSILMPLGYTS from the coding sequence ATGTCCGTCACCACCCCTATCGCGACCGATCAGCTGTACCTCGGCGGACGCTGGACGGCGCCGCACTCCACCACGCGCCTCGACGTCCACTCCCCCGCCACCGGCGAGCTGATCGGTTCAGTACCCGAAGCGGACGCCGACGACGTCGACGCCGCCGTGCGTGCGGCCCGCGCCGCCTTCGACGCCGGTGTCTGGCGGCTGACGCCGCCGTCCGAGCGCGCCGCGGTGCTGCGCCGGGCCGCCGCCCTCATCAACGAGCGTTCCGCCGACATCTGCGCGCTGGTCTCAGCGGAGATGGGCGCCACGCCGGCCGATGTCGCCACCCTGCAACAGCTCGCCGGCACCGGCGTGCTGGCCGGGTACGCCGACGCCGCCGAGGCGTACGAGTGGTCGGAGAAGCGCACCGGCATGTTCGGCGAGACGCTGGTGGTGCGCGAGCCGGTCGGCGTGGTCGGCGCGATCATCGCCTGGAACGTGCCGCTGTTCCTGCTGTGCAACAAGTTCGGTCCGGCACTCGCGGCCGGCTGCTCGATCGTCCTCAAACCCGCCCCGGAGACGCCGCTCAACGCCAACCTGCTGGCCGAACTGTTCACCGAGGCCGGCGTCCCCGAGGGCGTGATCTCGGTGGTTCCGGGCGGCGTGGCGACCGGCCGGGCCCTCGTCGACCATCCCGGCGTCGACAAAATCACCTTCACCGGGTCCACCGCGGCCGGCCGGTCGATCGCCGCGCGCTGCGGCGAGACGCTCAAGCGCTGCTCGCTCGAACTCGGCGGCAAGTCGGCGGCCATCGTGCTCGACGACGTGGACCTCCCGGCGGCCGCGCCGATGCTGGTGTTCTCCGGCATCCTCAACGCGGGCCAGGCGTGCGTTGCGCAGACCCGCGTCCTGGTGCCGCGCTCCCGGCACGACGAGATCGTGGCGGCCATGGTCGACGTCGCCGCCGGCTTCACCCCCGGCCTGCCGGACGATCCGGAGACCAAGATCGGCCCGCTCATCAACGACAAGCAGTTCGAGAAGGTCACCGGCTACATCGCACGAGGCAAGGCCGACGGCGCCACCGCCGTGCTCGAGGTCCCCGGCCCGGCGATCGGCACCGAGAACTGGGTCGGCCCCACCATCTTCACCGGTGTCACCAACGACATGGCGATCGCCCGCGAAGAGATCTTCGGCCCGGTGATCAGCGTGATCGCCTACGACGACGTCGACGAGGCCGTCGCCATCGCCAACGACTCCGACTACGGTCTGGCCGGTTCGGTGTGGAGCGCCGACATCGACCGCGCCGTCGAGATCGCCAAGCGCGTGCGCACCGGCACACTGGGGATCAACTGGTACGCGATCGACCCGGCGTCGCCCTTCGGCGGCTACAAGAGCTCCGGGATCGGCCGGGAGAACGGGCGCGAGGGCCTGGAGTCGTACCTGGAGCACAAGTCGATCCTCATGCCGCTGGGCTACACCTCGTAG
- a CDS encoding MlaD family protein encodes MRTARRIVAVAAAAALLVPLTACGTDLGSGVSSIGAQGTGKGSYQITAMIPSAAGLVRNAPVMMTDSTVGSIGNIEVDHWNAKITLRLDPGVKVPDGSHAMIGMTSVLGSSHLAIVPPDQPNGKYVPAGGSLSLPNCPPPSNVAPASGRKIPDITEAQTVDPCRYPTTEQVLSSLSVVLNGGGLSQMGEIVHELSDAFGGRGETLQNLIPRLNTLVSDLDSQTTNIIAATEGLDRLTAEINGQEATVQRALASGPRILQLLVDQRQNLITALGAVGDLSKTANEILAKNGDDIKVILPNMRALLSQLATTGPALTNSLRMLLTFPFIEDKIDTVVKGDYVNSDLVLDLTVGRLSESMGASIGLTGPEGLLGAAGANARKSADPLTEPFTGPWAQRPAQPDPSPKPKQKGGHR; translated from the coding sequence ATGCGCACCGCCCGCCGAATCGTCGCCGTCGCCGCGGCCGCCGCACTGCTGGTGCCGCTCACCGCGTGCGGCACCGACCTGGGCTCGGGGGTGTCGTCGATCGGCGCCCAGGGGACCGGCAAGGGGTCGTACCAGATCACCGCGATGATTCCGTCGGCCGCCGGCCTGGTCCGCAACGCCCCGGTGATGATGACCGACAGCACCGTCGGCAGTATCGGCAACATCGAGGTGGACCACTGGAACGCCAAGATCACGCTGCGGCTGGACCCGGGAGTCAAGGTGCCCGACGGCTCGCACGCGATGATCGGTATGACCAGCGTGCTCGGGTCCTCGCACCTGGCGATCGTGCCGCCGGACCAGCCGAACGGGAAGTACGTGCCGGCCGGCGGCAGCCTCTCGCTGCCGAACTGTCCGCCGCCGTCGAACGTCGCCCCGGCGTCGGGCAGGAAGATCCCGGACATCACCGAGGCGCAGACCGTCGACCCGTGCCGGTATCCGACCACCGAGCAGGTGCTCAGTTCACTGTCGGTGGTGCTCAACGGCGGTGGTCTGTCGCAGATGGGCGAGATCGTGCACGAGCTGTCGGATGCCTTCGGCGGGCGCGGCGAGACCCTGCAGAATCTGATTCCCAGGCTGAACACCCTGGTCAGTGACCTAGACTCGCAGACCACGAACATCATCGCGGCGACCGAGGGCCTGGATCGGCTGACCGCGGAGATCAACGGGCAGGAAGCCACCGTGCAGCGGGCGCTGGCGTCGGGGCCGCGGATCCTGCAACTGCTGGTGGACCAGCGGCAGAACCTGATCACCGCGCTCGGTGCGGTCGGCGACCTGTCGAAGACGGCCAACGAGATCCTCGCCAAGAACGGCGACGACATCAAGGTGATCTTGCCGAACATGCGCGCCCTGCTGTCGCAGCTCGCGACCACCGGGCCGGCGCTGACCAACTCGCTGCGGATGCTGCTCACGTTCCCGTTCATCGAGGACAAGATCGACACCGTCGTCAAGGGCGACTACGTCAACTCCGACCTGGTCCTCGACCTGACGGTGGGCCGGCTCAGCGAGTCGATGGGCGCATCGATCGGGCTGACCGGTCCGGAGGGGCTGCTGGGCGCGGCCGGCGCCAACGCGCGCAAGTCGGCCGATCCGCTGACGGAACCGTTCACCGGGCCGTGGGCCCAGCGCCCGGCGCAGCCCGACCCCAGCCCTAAGCCGAAGCAGAAGGGCGGTCACCGATGA
- a CDS encoding MCE family protein: MKITSFVRGQLIIFALVTVVAVVSMAVFYIRIPQMVGIGAYRVTLDMPSSGGLYQNANVSFRGVDVGKVTKMWLTENRVQAELSIDSGTKIPANSSATVRSVSAVGEQFVEFLPPTRPADGTLGDGAKVTMTDEQLPVQISSMLDQADALLVAVGNTQLRQVLDEAFLAFNGTGPALQRLLDSMILFVGAANKNVDAVNDLIDQAGPILATQNRTADDIRSWTRDMTTVTDTLRAHKTDITGILQKGPGTATAAQKLFGDISQSFPTAISNLSVDARTMAIYLPNLRQTIVLYPRVLSALITAINTGNSDRGPNVNFTLGFQDPPTCTVGFIPPADWRFPSAQTPQQVPAGTLCRLPQNAQAAVRGARNFPCAEFPGRRAPTPAECRTGYKPSARDNVAFPNGLPFTNLPKQPAGYLVPGTPQSYDPTPATYATTYDPVTGQFIGPDGKIYNAGLGEQPGAKTQWYDLITKTVES, from the coding sequence ATGAAGATCACGTCCTTCGTCCGCGGCCAGCTCATCATCTTCGCACTGGTGACCGTGGTCGCCGTCGTCTCGATGGCGGTGTTCTACATCCGTATCCCGCAGATGGTCGGGATCGGCGCGTACCGGGTGACGCTCGACATGCCGTCGTCCGGCGGCCTGTATCAGAACGCGAATGTGAGCTTCCGCGGCGTCGACGTCGGGAAGGTCACCAAGATGTGGCTCACCGAGAACCGGGTGCAGGCCGAGCTGAGCATCGACTCGGGCACCAAGATCCCGGCGAACTCGAGCGCCACCGTGCGCAGCGTGTCCGCGGTCGGCGAGCAGTTCGTCGAGTTCCTGCCGCCGACGCGGCCGGCCGACGGCACCCTCGGCGACGGCGCCAAGGTGACGATGACCGACGAGCAGCTGCCCGTGCAGATCTCGTCCATGCTCGACCAGGCCGATGCCCTGCTGGTCGCGGTCGGGAACACCCAGCTGCGTCAAGTGCTCGACGAGGCCTTCCTCGCCTTCAACGGCACCGGCCCGGCGCTGCAACGGCTGCTCGACTCGATGATCCTGTTCGTCGGGGCGGCGAACAAGAACGTCGACGCCGTCAACGACCTGATCGATCAGGCCGGGCCGATCCTGGCGACCCAGAACCGGACCGCCGACGACATCCGGTCGTGGACCCGCGACATGACGACGGTGACCGACACCCTGCGCGCCCACAAGACCGACATCACCGGGATTCTGCAGAAGGGCCCCGGTACGGCCACCGCCGCGCAGAAACTGTTCGGCGACATCAGCCAGTCGTTCCCGACGGCCATCTCGAATCTGTCGGTCGATGCGCGCACCATGGCGATCTACCTGCCGAATCTGCGGCAGACGATCGTGCTGTATCCGCGCGTCCTCTCGGCGCTGATCACCGCGATCAACACCGGCAACAGCGACCGCGGCCCGAACGTGAACTTCACGCTCGGCTTCCAGGATCCGCCGACCTGCACGGTCGGCTTCATTCCGCCGGCCGACTGGCGCTTCCCGAGTGCGCAGACCCCGCAGCAGGTGCCCGCCGGCACCCTCTGCCGGCTGCCGCAGAACGCACAGGCCGCGGTGCGCGGCGCCCGCAACTTCCCGTGCGCGGAGTTCCCGGGCCGTCGCGCCCCGACCCCCGCCGAATGCCGCACCGGCTACAAGCCGTCGGCCCGCGACAACGTCGCCTTCCCCAACGGGCTGCCGTTCACCAACCTCCCGAAGCAGCCGGCCGGCTATCTGGTGCCCGGCACGCCGCAGAGCTACGACCCGACGCCGGCCACCTACGCGACCACCTACGATCCGGTGACGGGGCAGTTCATCGGACCGGATGGCAAGATCTATAACGCCGGGCTCGGTGAGCAGCCGGGCGCGAAGACGCAATGGTACGACCTGATCACGAAGACGGTGGAGTCCTGA